A genomic region of Actinomycetota bacterium contains the following coding sequences:
- a CDS encoding lysophospholipid acyltransferase family protein: protein MAVAVRPGATTLSRQPTRAKRYADPFDERSAERSIGLLRATVWRYFHPTVIGGGNIPDGRALIVGCHSGVMPYDAACLFVGVHEATGRYPRFIADRMFGRVDPIGRFLARQGAIVGTPDVVESLLEENQPVVLFPGGAPDMTRPYLTQRYRVLPHRGYAPGNGGYIKIALRTGSPIVPLAVVGAEEAHIMLGNIPQVARLVSMPFFPVVLFPMPLPTKIFIRFGKTIHLPGTPRDADDQHTVDRLNEIVRKRVQRLIDATLRHRRGIIFSRYERGGVAGSGDRGGTRR, encoded by the coding sequence ATGGCCGTTGCGGTGAGGCCGGGGGCGACGACTCTATCCAGACAACCGACCCGGGCGAAGCGGTACGCCGACCCGTTCGACGAACGGTCGGCGGAGCGGTCGATCGGGCTTCTGCGTGCCACGGTGTGGCGTTACTTCCACCCCACGGTGATCGGCGGCGGGAACATCCCCGACGGCCGCGCCCTGATCGTCGGATGCCACTCGGGTGTCATGCCCTACGACGCGGCCTGCCTCTTCGTCGGGGTGCACGAGGCGACCGGACGGTACCCGCGCTTCATCGCCGACCGGATGTTCGGCCGCGTCGACCCGATCGGGCGGTTCCTCGCCCGTCAGGGGGCTATCGTCGGGACGCCGGACGTGGTGGAGTCCCTGCTCGAAGAAAACCAACCCGTGGTCCTGTTCCCCGGCGGGGCACCCGACATGACGCGGCCGTATCTGACGCAGCGTTACCGCGTCCTGCCGCACCGCGGCTATGCGCCGGGCAACGGCGGTTACATCAAGATCGCGTTGCGAACCGGCTCGCCGATCGTGCCGCTCGCGGTGGTCGGCGCCGAGGAAGCGCACATTATGCTCGGCAACATCCCCCAGGTCGCGCGTCTCGTCTCGATGCCGTTCTTCCCGGTCGTGCTTTTCCCGATGCCGTTACCGACGAAGATCTTCATCCGGTTCGGCAAGACGATCCACCTGCCGGGAACGCCACGGGACGCCGACGACCAGCATACGGTCGACCGACTGAACGAGATCGTGCGCAAACGCGTGCAGCGGCTCATCGATGCCACCCTTCGACACCGCCGGGGCATCATCTTTAGCCGCTACGAGCGTGGCGGCGTCGCCGGATCGGGGGACCGGGGCGGGACGCGCCGGTGA
- the acsA gene encoding acetate--CoA ligase: MTWETIGKTAGHRLPEPNLGDYERVYASFSWAQARRELDGLPDGRGLNVAHEAVDRHAGGARARKLALRWLGRSGDVRDLTYGDLRVLTNRFANVLAGLGIGKGDRVFVLAGRIPELYIAALGTLKNASVFAPLFSAFGPEPIRQRMTIGDGRVLVTTEALYEKKVAAIRDSLPSLEHVLLVGAEGEVTNVPGTLDFNKWMSEADDRFEIPPTDPEDMALLHFTSGTTGTPKGAVHVHQAVVAHHITGKLALDFHPDDVFWCTADPGWVTGTSYGIISPLTNGITSIVDEADFSVERWCHTLQDERVTVWYTAPTAVRMFMKAGVTPVQDYDLSRLRFIASVGEPLNPEAVVWGAEAFGLPIHDNWWQTETGGIMIANYASMDIRPGSMGRPLPGIEAAIVRRGANGKIITTDGIAEVVAEPGVEGELALRSGWPSMFRGYLHEQERYRSCFAGDWYLTGDLAKRDADGYFWFVGRADDVIKSAGHLIGPFEVESALMEHPAVAEAGVIGIPDPLAGEIVKAYVTLKAGRSPDEQLRRELLGFGRKRLGAAVAPRQIDFRTSLPRTRSGKIMRRLLKARELGLPEGDLSTLEDQ; the protein is encoded by the coding sequence ATGACGTGGGAGACGATCGGCAAGACGGCGGGCCATCGGCTCCCCGAGCCCAATCTCGGCGACTACGAGCGCGTCTACGCCTCCTTCTCTTGGGCGCAGGCTCGCCGCGAGCTCGACGGCCTCCCCGACGGACGCGGCCTGAACGTCGCGCACGAAGCCGTCGATCGTCATGCCGGCGGCGCGCGCGCGCGCAAACTCGCGCTTCGATGGCTCGGCCGAAGCGGCGACGTTCGCGATCTCACGTACGGAGATCTGCGCGTCCTGACGAATCGCTTCGCGAACGTGCTGGCCGGGCTCGGCATCGGCAAAGGCGATCGCGTCTTCGTCCTCGCGGGGCGGATCCCCGAGCTGTACATCGCCGCCCTGGGGACGCTCAAGAACGCCAGCGTCTTCGCCCCGCTGTTCTCGGCCTTCGGTCCGGAGCCCATCCGTCAGCGGATGACGATCGGCGACGGACGCGTGCTCGTCACGACCGAGGCGCTCTACGAGAAGAAGGTCGCCGCCATCAGAGACTCCTTGCCGTCGCTCGAGCACGTGCTGCTCGTCGGCGCGGAGGGTGAGGTCACGAACGTTCCGGGAACGCTCGACTTCAACAAATGGATGAGCGAGGCGGACGACCGCTTCGAGATCCCGCCGACCGACCCCGAAGACATGGCGCTCCTCCACTTCACCAGCGGCACGACCGGAACTCCGAAAGGTGCGGTCCATGTGCACCAGGCCGTCGTGGCGCACCACATCACCGGGAAGCTCGCGCTCGACTTCCATCCGGACGACGTCTTCTGGTGCACGGCCGACCCCGGCTGGGTCACGGGGACGTCTTACGGGATCATCTCGCCGCTCACGAACGGCATCACGAGCATCGTCGACGAGGCCGACTTCTCAGTCGAACGCTGGTGCCACACCCTTCAGGACGAGCGCGTCACCGTCTGGTACACGGCGCCGACGGCCGTTCGGATGTTCATGAAGGCCGGAGTCACGCCGGTGCAGGACTACGACCTTTCGCGGCTTCGCTTCATCGCGAGCGTCGGGGAACCGCTCAATCCCGAGGCCGTGGTCTGGGGCGCCGAGGCGTTCGGTCTTCCCATCCACGACAACTGGTGGCAGACCGAGACCGGCGGGATCATGATCGCCAATTACGCCTCGATGGACATCCGCCCCGGCTCGATGGGGCGTCCGCTCCCCGGCATCGAGGCGGCCATCGTGCGCCGGGGCGCCAACGGCAAGATCATCACGACGGACGGGATCGCCGAGGTCGTCGCCGAGCCGGGCGTCGAAGGCGAGCTGGCGCTGCGGTCGGGATGGCCGTCGATGTTCCGCGGATACCTGCACGAACAGGAGCGTTACCGCTCGTGCTTCGCCGGCGACTGGTACCTCACCGGCGACCTCGCGAAGCGCGACGCCGACGGCTACTTCTGGTTCGTGGGACGCGCGGACGACGTGATCAAGTCGGCCGGGCACCTCATCGGGCCGTTCGAGGTCGAAAGCGCCCTGATGGAGCACCCTGCCGTCGCGGAAGCGGGTGTCATCGGGATCCCGGACCCGCTCGCCGGCGAGATCGTGAAGGCCTACGTCACCCTCAAAGCAGGGCGATCGCCCGACGAGCAGCTGCGCAGGGAGTTGCTCGGATTCGGGCGGAAGCGGCTCGGCGCGGCCGTCGCGCCGCGACAGATCGATTTCCGTACGAGCCTTCCGAGGACGCGGAGCGGCAAGATCATGCGCCGGCTGCTCAAGGCACGTGAGCTGGGCTTGCCGGAGGGCGACCTTTCGACGCTGGAGGACCAGTGA
- a CDS encoding DUF3152 domain-containing protein, whose protein sequence is MRRRTLILVATMAGLLALLGAGAAAFRLNRSGRPQERAIALVSPSPSPSPSVAPTVSPSPSPSPSPKPKPSPSRRPTVYAAPWTGPAQPSATCGTKGARVVRFRIQVDRGLPTTPERFTQDVLSILCDRRSWIASGQVRFRYDPKGSLLIGLRTQEHKNSICYPYTGYGSCQVPGQVVINAERWFGGSKFVNLTVSDYRRLVINHEVGHTIGQRHRGCPKEGAPAPVMMQQSLGLTTEGRTCRANPWPLSYELSSVP, encoded by the coding sequence ATGAGGCGGCGGACGCTCATCCTGGTCGCTACGATGGCCGGGCTGCTCGCTCTGCTCGGAGCCGGTGCCGCGGCGTTCCGGCTGAACCGGTCCGGTCGGCCCCAGGAACGAGCGATCGCGCTGGTGTCGCCCTCGCCTTCTCCCTCGCCATCGGTTGCTCCGACTGTTTCTCCGTCGCCGTCGCCGTCGCCGTCACCTAAGCCGAAACCATCGCCGAGCCGCCGGCCGACCGTCTACGCCGCTCCGTGGACGGGCCCCGCCCAACCCAGCGCAACCTGCGGCACGAAGGGCGCACGGGTCGTTCGCTTCCGCATCCAGGTCGACCGCGGACTGCCTACCACGCCGGAACGCTTCACCCAGGACGTGCTGTCGATCCTGTGCGACCGGCGATCGTGGATCGCCAGCGGGCAGGTGCGGTTCCGTTACGATCCGAAGGGCTCGCTGCTCATCGGGCTCCGCACCCAGGAGCACAAGAACAGCATCTGCTACCCCTACACCGGGTACGGGTCGTGTCAGGTGCCGGGCCAGGTCGTGATCAACGCGGAGCGGTGGTTCGGTGGGTCGAAGTTCGTCAACCTGACCGTGAGCGACTATCGGCGGCTCGTCATCAATCACGAGGTCGGACACACGATCGGGCAGCGTCACCGCGGGTGTCCGAAGGAGGGGGCACCGGCCCCGGTGATGATGCAACAGTCCCTGGGCCTGACGACCGAGGGGCGTACCTGTCGCGCGAACCCGTGGCCGTTGTCCTACGAGCTCAGCTCCGTACCCTGA
- a CDS encoding PxKF domain-containing protein → MKAGAAVPVKFSLGGDRGLDVITSVTRDQVQCESFSGWDGVEAMVAAGNSSLSYDATTNTYTYVWKTAKAWSSSASKCRLFDLELKDGTHHFAYFKFTR, encoded by the coding sequence ATGAAGGCGGGCGCTGCCGTCCCGGTGAAGTTCAGCCTCGGCGGAGATCGAGGCCTCGACGTGATCACGAGCGTCACACGCGATCAGGTTCAGTGTGAGTCCTTCTCGGGTTGGGACGGCGTCGAAGCGATGGTGGCGGCAGGCAACAGCAGTCTGTCCTACGACGCCACGACCAACACCTACACCTACGTCTGGAAAACCGCCAAGGCATGGTCGAGTTCGGCGTCGAAGTGCCGGCTCTTCGATCTGGAGCTGAAGGACGGCACGCACCACTTCGCCTACTTCAAGTTCACGAGATAG
- a CDS encoding heavy-metal-associated domain-containing protein: MNIRAKHLRVRALRQRGGDRTPARATSTCRFEIFDLHCRLCAVVLRQSLAVLPGVVAVSVNEAMGCANVDYERTRLGWEDLRVTIAKAGFNVHDERVRLRPMVASLSPVGSPLA, translated from the coding sequence ATGAACATTCGAGCGAAGCACCTCCGGGTAAGAGCGCTCCGTCAGCGGGGCGGCGACCGGACGCCCGCACGGGCGACCTCGACATGCCGCTTCGAGATCTTCGATCTCCACTGTCGGCTGTGTGCCGTGGTGCTGAGGCAATCCCTGGCCGTGCTTCCCGGCGTGGTCGCCGTATCGGTGAACGAGGCGATGGGTTGCGCCAACGTCGATTACGAAAGGACTCGCCTGGGGTGGGAGGACCTGAGGGTCACCATCGCGAAGGCGGGCTTCAACGTCCATGACGAGCGGGTCCGTCTCCGGCCCATGGTGGCATCTCTTTCACCGGTCGGCTCGCCGCTCGCATGA
- a CDS encoding LLM class F420-dependent oxidoreductase has product MSEQARFGIHTGTQFATWDEIVKMWRRAEDLGYDTAWTYDHFTAVMMDPMTPCLEAWSCLAALAVHTERIRLGAMVTGNTYRHPAVLAKIATTVDVISNGRLEFGIGAGWYEPEHAMFGLPFGSVGERAERLDEALTVIRSLWREQHTTFEGTHYALSEAVAEPKPVQVPHPPITIAAVGEKRMLPIVARHADAWTSFGSPEIFRRRGELLSEMCEAEGRDAAAIEKAVLLPAVIAEDMEPYAFMVQGWAAYQGVEEAEGKRWMLAGPPDEVCRQVDAYLDAGVGHIILLITPFNIEALERFAEEVMPRYR; this is encoded by the coding sequence GTGAGCGAGCAGGCGCGGTTCGGGATCCACACCGGAACGCAGTTCGCGACCTGGGACGAGATCGTCAAGATGTGGCGCCGGGCAGAGGACCTCGGCTACGACACCGCCTGGACCTACGATCACTTCACGGCCGTGATGATGGATCCGATGACGCCGTGCCTCGAGGCCTGGAGTTGCCTCGCGGCCCTCGCCGTCCACACCGAGCGCATCCGGCTCGGAGCGATGGTGACCGGCAATACCTACCGCCACCCGGCCGTGCTCGCGAAGATCGCCACCACCGTCGACGTCATCTCGAACGGCCGGCTCGAGTTCGGCATCGGCGCAGGATGGTACGAGCCGGAGCACGCGATGTTCGGGCTGCCCTTCGGGTCGGTCGGTGAACGGGCGGAGCGGCTCGACGAAGCGCTGACCGTGATCCGGAGCTTGTGGCGGGAGCAGCACACGACCTTCGAAGGCACGCATTACGCGCTGAGCGAAGCGGTGGCGGAGCCCAAACCCGTGCAGGTCCCGCACCCGCCGATCACGATCGCGGCCGTGGGAGAGAAGCGGATGCTGCCCATCGTCGCCAGACACGCCGACGCCTGGACCTCGTTCGGCTCACCGGAGATCTTCCGTCGCCGCGGGGAGCTGCTGAGCGAGATGTGCGAAGCGGAGGGCCGGGATGCGGCAGCGATCGAGAAGGCGGTCCTGCTGCCGGCCGTCATCGCCGAGGACATGGAGCCGTACGCGTTCATGGTGCAGGGGTGGGCCGCGTATCAGGGCGTCGAGGAGGCCGAAGGGAAGCGGTGGATGCTCGCCGGGCCTCCCGATGAGGTATGCCGCCAGGTGGACGCCTATCTCGATGCAGGCGTCGGCCACATCATCCTTCTGATCACACCCTTCAACATCGAGGCGCTGGAACGCTTCGCGGAGGAGGTCATGCCCCGGTACCGGTGA
- a CDS encoding DUF4193 family protein, with protein sequence MTRKNGHRRGKDLGTIEMIPLPLEEQVETELEALHERADDGELALEELESAMHRDEKVDSETPQPPVGRGRLEFTCTSCFLVMSRARLADPQKMLCRDCAGSSPTRDG encoded by the coding sequence GTGACCAGAAAGAACGGACATCGCCGGGGAAAGGACCTGGGGACCATCGAAATGATCCCCTTGCCGCTCGAGGAGCAGGTTGAGACGGAGCTCGAGGCGCTGCACGAACGAGCCGACGACGGGGAGCTGGCGTTGGAGGAGCTCGAGAGTGCTATGCATCGCGACGAGAAGGTCGACTCGGAGACTCCGCAACCCCCGGTTGGTCGGGGCCGTCTCGAGTTCACGTGCACCTCGTGCTTCCTCGTTATGAGCCGCGCGCGCCTCGCCGATCCGCAGAAGATGCTGTGCCGCGACTGCGCCGGAAGCTCGCCGACCCGCGACGGCTGA
- a CDS encoding NAD-dependent malic enzyme, whose translation MPDAAGDTLRAGEEPLVLRARRGSITATEVQETNVLLTTARGRALLADPLLNKDSAFVEEERDAFGLHGLLPARVLTMEEQAELELEHVRRKEDDLERYIGLAALQDRNETLFYRVLAENLEELLPIVYTPTVGLACQRFSHILRRTRGLWLTPEDEDRVPILLRNAARGEVRLIVATDNERILGLGDQGCGGMGIPIGKLSLYTACAGVPPALTLPVSLDVGTDNETLLSDPLYLGYRRPRLRGRAYDRFLDAFVEGVRETFPRALLQWEDLKKHNAVAVLDRYRHRFPSFNDDVQGTGAVVLAGVLAALRRIGGRLEEHRFVIVGAGAAGIGIARTLSAAMRRDGVDERIIRRAIVMTDLGGLLYLGRPDVSDEQEPFALGPAETSLYGISAVHDLVTIVGRIRPTFLIGATAEPGVFTEAVIREMGGHATTPVVFPLSNPTSSAEAIPADVVAWTGGRALVATGSPFPPVLWGRQTRVVGQSNNAFIFPGVGLGAIAAGVMEISDEMFLTAARELAGHVTADRLATGALYPPVSALREVSRSIAVAVAAAGTGEDREQMSAVIDAFMWRPEYAVLH comes from the coding sequence ATGCCGGACGCCGCCGGGGACACGCTTCGAGCGGGCGAGGAACCTCTCGTCCTGCGTGCGAGGAGAGGATCGATCACGGCCACCGAGGTGCAGGAAACCAACGTGCTCCTCACAACGGCTCGCGGGCGCGCCTTGCTCGCCGATCCTTTGCTGAACAAGGACTCCGCTTTCGTCGAGGAGGAGCGCGACGCCTTCGGTCTTCACGGCCTGCTGCCGGCTCGCGTCCTGACGATGGAGGAGCAGGCCGAGTTGGAGCTCGAGCACGTGCGGCGTAAAGAGGACGATCTCGAGCGCTACATCGGTCTCGCAGCCTTGCAGGATCGCAACGAAACCCTCTTCTATCGTGTGCTCGCCGAGAACCTCGAGGAGTTACTCCCGATCGTCTACACGCCGACCGTAGGGCTTGCCTGCCAGCGATTCAGCCACATCCTGCGGCGGACGCGCGGTCTGTGGCTCACCCCCGAGGACGAGGATCGAGTGCCGATCCTGCTTCGGAACGCGGCGCGGGGCGAGGTGCGGCTCATCGTTGCGACGGACAACGAGCGGATCCTGGGCCTCGGCGATCAAGGCTGCGGCGGCATGGGGATCCCGATCGGCAAGCTCTCCCTCTACACGGCGTGCGCCGGGGTCCCTCCGGCGCTGACGCTGCCGGTCTCACTCGACGTCGGGACCGACAACGAGACGCTGCTGTCCGATCCGCTGTACCTCGGATACCGGCGACCGCGGCTGCGCGGCCGCGCTTACGATCGGTTCCTCGACGCCTTCGTGGAAGGTGTGCGCGAGACGTTCCCCCGCGCGTTGCTGCAATGGGAGGATCTCAAGAAACACAACGCGGTAGCCGTTCTGGACCGGTATCGCCACCGGTTTCCGAGCTTCAACGACGATGTTCAAGGCACCGGTGCCGTGGTGCTCGCCGGCGTCCTGGCGGCGTTGCGAAGGATCGGCGGCAGGCTCGAGGAGCACCGGTTCGTCATCGTTGGCGCCGGAGCAGCGGGTATCGGTATCGCGCGCACGTTGTCGGCGGCGATGCGCCGGGACGGCGTCGACGAACGCATCATCCGCCGAGCGATCGTCATGACGGATCTTGGGGGGCTGCTGTATCTCGGTCGTCCCGATGTGTCCGACGAGCAGGAACCGTTCGCGCTGGGCCCGGCCGAGACATCGCTGTACGGGATCTCCGCGGTCCACGACCTCGTGACGATCGTCGGCCGCATCCGCCCCACGTTCCTGATCGGCGCCACCGCAGAACCCGGCGTCTTCACGGAGGCCGTGATCCGCGAGATGGGGGGCCACGCAACGACCCCCGTCGTCTTCCCGCTCTCAAACCCGACGTCCAGTGCGGAAGCCATCCCGGCCGACGTCGTCGCGTGGACCGGCGGGCGCGCGCTCGTCGCGACGGGCAGCCCGTTCCCCCCCGTCCTCTGGGGCCGGCAAACGCGGGTGGTCGGACAATCGAACAACGCGTTCATCTTCCCGGGAGTCGGGCTGGGTGCGATCGCTGCGGGGGTGATGGAGATCAGCGACGAGATGTTCCTGACGGCGGCGCGCGAGCTTGCCGGCCACGTAACCGCAGATCGCCTCGCGACCGGCGCTTTGTACCCCCCGGTTTCCGCACTGCGGGAGGTCTCGCGCTCCATCGCCGTCGCGGTCGCAGCCGCAGGAACCGGCGAAGATCGGGAGCAGATGAGCGCGGTCATCGATGCGTTCATGTGGCGACCGGAGTACGCCGTCCTCCACTAG
- a CDS encoding acetoacetate decarboxylase family protein → MVTVKGIPLDAPLYEIDAERGVEYWGCKALAAFFTIDGDVSDLLPAGLRLAGDPALGAVLIADYGGSTLGHYNEFVSLIQVVGLDGKQGMYVPYIYVTNDAAMAAGRELLGAPKKLAHIEITQEYDLIQGTFERPRGKRLVTFTMKPSTRLSREAMEAVLPNGTPLYSLRQSPPVDGRGGTSELVQWFSDLFTHVDASGKEILFAGPASITYDSPSVIDPVHRLGIGTMLAAAYTEFDMALRPGAIVERPAEQRKEEVSTRSSG, encoded by the coding sequence ATGGTGACGGTCAAAGGGATCCCGCTCGACGCGCCGCTCTACGAGATCGACGCCGAACGCGGAGTCGAGTACTGGGGGTGCAAGGCTCTCGCTGCGTTCTTCACCATCGACGGAGACGTCAGCGATCTGCTTCCCGCCGGGCTCCGCCTGGCCGGGGACCCGGCGCTGGGCGCCGTCCTCATCGCCGACTACGGCGGCAGCACCCTGGGGCACTACAACGAGTTCGTGTCGTTGATCCAGGTCGTCGGTCTGGACGGCAAGCAGGGGATGTACGTCCCGTACATCTACGTGACGAACGATGCCGCGATGGCGGCCGGGCGGGAGCTGCTCGGCGCGCCGAAGAAGCTCGCCCACATCGAGATCACCCAGGAGTACGACCTGATCCAGGGAACGTTCGAACGGCCCCGCGGCAAGCGGTTGGTGACGTTCACGATGAAGCCGAGCACCCGCCTGAGCCGGGAAGCGATGGAGGCCGTGCTGCCGAACGGCACCCCGCTGTACTCATTGCGGCAGTCCCCGCCGGTCGACGGCCGCGGAGGAACGTCGGAACTCGTGCAGTGGTTCAGCGACCTGTTCACGCACGTCGACGCGAGCGGAAAGGAGATCCTCTTCGCCGGGCCGGCTTCGATCACCTACGACTCCCCGTCGGTGATCGACCCCGTGCATCGATTGGGCATCGGAACGATGCTGGCCGCGGCGTACACCGAGTTCGACATGGCGCTGCGGCCGGGGGCCATCGTGGAGCGGCCCGCCGAGCAGCGGAAGGAGGAAGTGAGCACCCGTTCGTCGGGTTGA
- a CDS encoding DUF6457 domain-containing protein, producing the protein MTANWLQEITRAVASTVGQAPDTLTLSPKDVRTLLDLARIAAHTSGDRTNAPLLCYVLGIAHRGGASLDTLSAAVREAADRGAVAPAQAKE; encoded by the coding sequence ATGACGGCGAACTGGCTCCAGGAAATCACCCGAGCCGTCGCGTCGACCGTGGGTCAGGCCCCCGACACGCTGACCCTGTCTCCCAAGGACGTACGGACGTTGCTCGACCTCGCACGGATCGCCGCGCATACCAGCGGTGACCGCACCAACGCCCCGCTCCTGTGTTACGTGCTCGGGATCGCGCACCGTGGCGGCGCATCGCTCGACACGCTCTCGGCTGCGGTTCGCGAGGCAGCGGACCGGGGGGCGGTGGCACCGGCGCAGGCGAAAGAATGA
- a CDS encoding alpha/beta fold hydrolase: MTAPRPLTPPRVEWRLEHAPTDDGWDLALYRYEGGRTDVPPVILCSGFACTHHFFDFDDRYSLARYLARRGFDAWALELRGRGASLPARASARRTWTFDDLASLDFPAAVRHVAARTGRRPAWVGHSMGGLLGYAALGSDPSRCGDIAGLVTMASPTVQVPAGSHLVKLVGEGLLATSSRHLPQRRALTTLWLLARSSPRMLEVGMNTSNVDRRAFGRALRRFICDVPAAKLRQFVRWSRTGSFGSADGRIDYRSAMGRITVPALIAAGAGDRLAPPDSVRPAYDAIASEHKSYREFSLANGDAADYGHIDLVFGKRAPDEVFAAVASWLEALPKEG; encoded by the coding sequence GTGACCGCCCCCAGGCCTCTGACGCCGCCACGGGTGGAATGGCGGCTCGAGCACGCGCCGACCGACGACGGCTGGGACTTGGCGCTCTACCGGTACGAGGGCGGCAGGACTGACGTGCCACCGGTCATCCTCTGCAGCGGGTTCGCGTGCACGCATCATTTCTTCGACTTCGACGACCGGTACTCGCTCGCGCGCTACCTGGCGCGCCGGGGGTTCGACGCGTGGGCGCTCGAGTTGCGCGGGCGAGGCGCCAGCCTGCCGGCCCGCGCCTCGGCGCGCCGGACGTGGACGTTCGACGATCTCGCCTCGTTGGACTTCCCGGCCGCGGTACGGCACGTCGCGGCGCGGACGGGGCGGCGTCCCGCGTGGGTGGGCCACAGCATGGGCGGCTTGCTCGGCTATGCGGCGCTCGGCTCGGATCCGTCGCGGTGCGGCGACATCGCCGGGCTGGTGACGATGGCCTCGCCCACCGTGCAAGTGCCGGCCGGATCGCATCTCGTGAAGCTCGTGGGGGAGGGGCTGCTCGCCACGTCGTCCCGGCACTTGCCGCAGCGCCGGGCTCTGACGACGCTCTGGCTGCTCGCACGCTCCTCCCCCCGGATGCTCGAGGTGGGCATGAACACGTCCAACGTCGATCGCCGCGCGTTCGGCCGCGCGTTGCGCCGGTTCATCTGCGACGTGCCGGCCGCGAAGCTCCGCCAGTTCGTCCGGTGGTCGCGGACGGGATCGTTCGGATCGGCGGACGGGAGGATCGACTATCGGTCGGCGATGGGGAGGATCACGGTGCCCGCGCTGATCGCAGCTGGGGCCGGCGACCGGCTGGCGCCACCGGATTCCGTTCGTCCCGCGTACGACGCGATCGCGTCTGAACACAAGAGCTACCGCGAGTTCTCGCTCGCCAACGGCGACGCCGCCGACTACGGGCACATCGACCTCGTCTTCGGCAAGCGCGCACCGGACGAGGTCTTCGCGGCCGTCGCATCCTGGCTGGAAGCGCTGCCGAAGGAGGGATGA
- a CDS encoding acyl-CoA dehydrogenase family protein, producing the protein MTFLELDELTAEERTLRDELHRVALEVLRPAARALDRMDPEERVAPGSPYHEAMRTLRRLGYHRIFLPPEYGGPDPPLGPLGRAIVFEELAWGSLGLATAFGVDMLPFVLISNFGGDELRRELLAPWAEDRELAYHGCWGVTEPAHGSDAISFLRDEGAASFGPGQVIAEADGDGWVIRGQKAAWVSSAPVATHCAVHAQVRDGGDFLHGLLAVVPLDSPGVRRGRPVDMLGTRDDPQGEIFFDGVRIPERYVVVAPTPFYGVFVDQLLCLTSVGIGAMAVGVARAAFEEALTYARERVQGGGPITRHKNIQLTLYSMFEKVETARAYTRGAMRHVYRRALEEATYDASPRHARAAQIYAKRVAFEVAHDAVQVHGAMGLSKESLVEKLFRDARSLLIEDGTLEVLSLDAAHDVIASYESERYELSEVMAKW; encoded by the coding sequence TTGACCTTTCTTGAGCTGGACGAGCTGACCGCGGAAGAGCGCACGCTGCGTGACGAGCTGCATCGGGTCGCACTCGAGGTTCTGCGCCCGGCGGCTCGGGCCCTGGACCGGATGGATCCGGAGGAGCGTGTCGCACCCGGCTCTCCGTATCACGAGGCAATGCGGACTCTCCGACGGCTCGGATACCACCGGATCTTCCTCCCGCCGGAGTACGGCGGACCCGACCCGCCGCTCGGCCCTCTGGGTCGCGCGATCGTCTTCGAGGAATTGGCGTGGGGGAGTCTCGGCCTGGCGACGGCGTTCGGCGTCGACATGCTGCCGTTCGTGCTGATCTCGAATTTCGGCGGTGACGAGCTTCGCCGGGAGCTGCTCGCTCCCTGGGCCGAAGATCGCGAACTGGCCTACCACGGCTGCTGGGGCGTCACGGAGCCGGCGCACGGGAGCGACGCGATCTCCTTCCTTCGCGACGAGGGGGCCGCGTCGTTCGGGCCCGGGCAGGTCATCGCCGAGGCCGACGGAGACGGGTGGGTGATCCGAGGGCAAAAGGCGGCGTGGGTCAGCTCGGCGCCGGTGGCGACACACTGCGCGGTTCACGCGCAGGTCCGGGACGGCGGCGACTTTCTGCACGGGCTGCTGGCCGTCGTGCCCCTCGATTCGCCCGGCGTCCGTCGCGGCCGCCCCGTCGACATGCTCGGCACGCGCGACGACCCGCAGGGCGAGATCTTCTTCGATGGGGTGAGGATCCCGGAGCGGTACGTCGTCGTCGCGCCCACACCGTTCTACGGGGTGTTCGTCGACCAGCTTCTGTGCCTCACGAGCGTAGGCATCGGCGCGATGGCCGTCGGCGTCGCCCGAGCAGCGTTCGAGGAGGCGCTGACCTACGCGAGGGAGCGCGTGCAGGGCGGCGGGCCGATCACGCGCCACAAGAACATCCAGCTGACGCTGTACTCGATGTTCGAGAAGGTCGAGACCGCCCGCGCGTACACACGTGGGGCGATGCGTCACGTATACCGTCGCGCCCTGGAGGAGGCCACCTATGACGCATCGCCCCGCCACGCGCGGGCGGCGCAGATCTACGCCAAACGAGTGGCGTTCGAGGTCGCGCACGACGCCGTGCAGGTCCACGGCGCGATGGGCCTCAGCAAGGAGTCCCTCGTCGAGAAGCTCTTCCGCGATGCGCGGTCGTTGCTGATCGAGGATGGGACGCTCGAGGTGCTCTCGCTCGACGCGGCGCACGACGTGATCGCGAGCTACGAGAGCGAACGGTACGAGCTGTCGGAGGTGATGGCGAAATGGTGA